The Ciconia boyciana chromosome 17, ASM3463844v1, whole genome shotgun sequence genome contains a region encoding:
- the HEATR6 gene encoding HEAT repeat-containing protein 6: MAAVAGPEEPEPGGSFRRYLARLGALRPQPGAERPDSGRRTELHLLFDQLISESCGPAPAAGPSPQDVCALLVQACQLVHLDQEHLVSKVCQLIHHLLNRFQVMVDEQNLNFLLSYCISALKQCSSWTHVEILQALAALVYNNGPKCQKYLPDLLGKTGLLVQFSDSAQPDVELRRAAVRSMANLCLSVPGQPYLDESYRSVCFQTFLSVLQSSKTSDVDDITFCMLLQNALKGIQSLLNGGKMKLMQTDQIGSLLAVLKKCMFHGLPGLSIEMPTALYPAPLPQYDKRSPVKQEPSEPAAFKQTGNRRKKSKGKQKKGEVGEEGREDLGDAGNESVLGADMLKLHLGDVQNGPCSDPRTRASDVAYMPAGKDHLSSHYTSWKRISSSESEYSDAEGGIQSKMRSYQANVRQGALACFLSAIKSIEKRVLYGYWSAFVPDAPGIGSPQSVSLMTIALKDPSPKTRACALQVLSAILEGSKQFLSVAEDANDHKRAFTPFSVTIASSIRELHRCLLLALVAESSSQTLTQIVKCLANLVSNAPYSRLKPGLLTRVWNQIKPYICHKDVNVRVSSLTLLGAIVSVQAPLPEVQLLLQQPSSSGLNNSGSATPHRFNSSEQWRKALPSEGEPLDNPAGCTSSEPCWLLRLCVSIIVLPREDSCSDSDANFPSFSSIYEPCPLRLESLQVLALLVKGYFSMAQSYFLELGEVACRCMEEMDPSIQLHGAKLLEELGTGVLQQYKPDSAVAPDQRVPVSMVVTFWTMMLNGPLPGTLQNSPHATLQTSACDALSSILPEAFSRLQNDQQILCVTLLLGLNHSENPLVKAAAARALGVYILFSCLRQDVMFVADTANAILNSLHDKSPNVRAKAAWSLGNLTDTLIINMETMGQSFQEEFSDLLLLKMLRSATEASKDRDKVKSNAVRALGNVLHFLQPYHIANPRFKEAIEESLQALISTVQSEATMKVRWNACYALGNVFKNPALPLGEAPWTTQAYSALSSVVKSCKNFKVRIKSAMALSIPSKRECYGSTEQFCQIWSALVVALQKSEDTEDFLEFKYSASLRTQICQALLHLLSLAKSTDLPVIWETIRENGDAIKPYVLQYLKSGVEENEAGTCTDLCEREGVLKGAIEHLGGIEKQLEGKARVRVSAYLEDVLTNHANAAELTEA; the protein is encoded by the exons ATGGCGGCCGTGGCGGGGCCGGAGGAGCCGGAGCCGGGCGGCTCCTTCCGCCGTTACCTGGCGCGGCTGGGCGCCCTGCGGCCTCAGCCCGGCGCGGAGCGGCCCGACAGCGGCCGCCGCACCGAGCTGCACCTGCTCTTCGACCAGCTCATCTCGGAGAGCTGCGGGCCGGCGCCGGCGGCCGGGCCCAGCCCGCAG GATGTTTGTGCTCTGCTTGTCCAAGCCTGTCAGCTGGTTCACCTTGATCAGGAACATCTTGTCAGCAAAGTTTGTCAGCTTATCCATCATTTACTTAACAGATTTCAG GTGATGGTTGATGAACAGAACttgaattttcttctctcctacTGCATCTCTGCTCTTAAGCAGTGCAGCTCTTGGACACATGTTGAAATTCTGCAAGCCTTAGCAGCTCTTGTTTACAATAATGGACCTAAATGTCAGAAG TATCTCCCGGATTTGCTGGGCAAGACTGGGCTCTTGGTGCAGTTCAGTGATTCTGCTCAGCCAGACGTGGAACTCAGGAGGGCAGCAGTACGCAGCATGGCAAACCTGTGTCTCAG TGTGCCTGGACAGCCATACTTGGATGAGTCCTACAGAAGTGTctgttttcaaacttttctaAGTGTTTTGCAGTCTTCAAAAACCTCTGATGTAGATGACATCACTTTTTGCATG TTGCTGCAAAATGCACTGAAAGGTATCCAGTCGCTTCTCAATGGTGGGAAGATGAAACTAATGCAAACTGACCAAATTGGATCTCTTCTTGCAGTATTAAAG AAATGCATGTTTCATGGACTGCCAGGACTGAGCATAGAAATGCCCACAGCCTTGTACCCGGCTCCATTACCTCAGTATGATAAAAGGTCTCCCGTCAAACAGGAACCATCAGAGCCAGCCGCCTTTAAGCAGACCGGG AACCGTAGGAAAAAAtccaaagggaaacaaaagaagggagaggttggggaagaaggaagagaagatttGGGTGATGCAGGAAATGAATCAGTCCTTGGAGCAGACATGCTGAAATTACACTTGGGGGATGTGCAGAACGGTCCCTGTTCAGATCCTCGGACTCGTGCATCAGATGTTGCATACATGCCTGCTGGAAAGGATCACTTGTCTTCACATTATACTAGTTGGAAAAGAATCAGCAGCAGTGAGTCGGAATATTCTGATGCTGAAGGTGGAATACAGAGCAAAATGAG atctTACCAAGCCAATGTTCGTCAAGGGGCTCTagcctgtttcctttctgctataaaatcaatagaaaaaagAGTTCTTTATGGCTACTGGTCAGCGTTTGTTCCTGATGCACCGGGTATTGGCAGCCCCCAGTCAGTGTCCCTGATGACTATTGCTTTAAAGGACCCTTCTCCAAAG ACCCGTGCCTGTGCTCTTCAAGTTCTCTCAGCCATCCTGGAAGGTTCTaagcagtttctttctgttgctgaagATGCTAATGATCACAAGAGAGCTTTTACTCCCTTCTCTGTCACTATTGCTTCCAGCATCCGGGAGCTGCACCGCTGCCTGCTGCTAGCCCTGGTGGCAGAATCCTCTTCTCAAACACTGACACAAATAGTCAAG TGCCTTGCAAATTTGGTTTCAAATGCACCATACAGCCGTTTAAAACCTGGGTTGCTGACAAGAGTTTGGAACCAGATAAAGCCATACATTTGTCATAAAG ATGTTAATGTTCGAGTTTCCAGTCTCACATTATTAGGGGCCATAGTATCTGTCCAAGCACCTTTACCAGAGGTGCAGTTACTTTTGCAACAGCCTAGTTCTTCAGGGCTAAATAATAGTGGTAGCGCAACCCCTCACCGTTTTAATTCTTCTGAGCAGTGGAGAAAAGCACTCCCCTCAGAAGGGGAGCCTCTAGATAATCCAGCAGGATGTACGTCTTCAGAACCATGCTGGCTTCTCCGTCTCTGCGTTTCCATCATTGTTCTGCCCAGAGAGGATTCCTGTTCTGACAGCGATGCTAACTTTCCATCGTTTTCCAGCATTTATGAACCGTGTCCACTTCGACTGGAATCCTTACAG GTGTTGGCTCTTCTTGTAAAAGGTTATTTCTCTATGGCTCAGAGCTATTTCCTAGAACTTGGAGAAGTGGCTTGCAGATGCATGGAAGAAATGGATCCATCCATTCAGCTTCATGGAGCCAAA cttctggaggagctgggcaCAGGTGTGCTACAGCAGTACAAACCCGATTCAGCCGTTGCCCCTGATCAGAGAGTACCTGTCAGCATG GTTGTAACTTTCTGGACTATGATGTTAAATGGCCCTCTGCCTGGCACTCTTCAGAACTCTCCGCATGCGACTCTTCAGACAAGCGCCTGCGATGCCCTCTCCTCTATCTTGCCAGAAGCTTTCAGCCGTCTGCAG AATGACCAGCAGATACTGTGTGTCACTCTGCTTCTTGGCCTGAACCACAGTGAGAACCCATTGGTAAAAGCTGCTGCCGCACGTGCGCTTGGAGTCTACATCCTCTTCTCTTGCCTTCGGCAG GATGTGATGTTTGTGGCAGACACAGCAAACGCTATTCTGAATTCCCTCCATGACAAGTCTCCGAACGTCCGTGCCAAAGCAGCTTGGTCCCTGGGCAATCTTACAGACACCCTGATCATCAACAT GGAAACGATGGGACAAAGTTTTCAAGAGGAATTTTCTGATCTCCTGCTGTTGAAAATGTTACGGTCTGCGACTGAAGCATCAAAGGACAGAGACAAG GTAAAGAGTAATGCAGTCCGGGCCCTTGGGAATGTGCTTCATTTCCTTCAGCCGTATCACATAGCAAACCCCAGGTTTAAGGAAGCCATCGAGGAATCTCTTCAGGCCCTTATTTCTACTGTTCAGAGTGAGGCCACGATGAAAGTGCGCTGGAATGCTTGTTACGCGCTGGGGAATGTATTTAAGAACCCTGCCTTGCCACTTG gAGAGGCTCCTTGGACCACGCAAGCATATAGTGCACTTTCCTCAGTAGTGAAGTCCTGCAAGAATTTTAAAGTCCGAATCAAATCAGCCATGGCCCTCTCCATCCCTAGCAAGAGGGAATGCTACGGCTCCACTGAGCAGTTCTGCCAAATCTGGAGTGCCTTGGTGGTGGCCTTGCAGAAGAGCGAAGACACCGAGGACTTTCTAGAATTCAAGTACAGTGCCAGCCTCAGGACACAGATCTGCCAGGCTCTGCTTCATTTGTTAAGCCTGGCAAAGAGCACAGACCTGCCAGTCATTTGGGAAACCATAAGAGAAAATGGGGATGCAATCAAACCCTACGTCTTGCAATATCTGAAATCTGGAGTTGAAGAAAACGAAGCAGGAACATGCACGGACTTGTGCGAGAGGGAGGGAGTATTAAAAGGAGCTATCGAACATCTCGGTGGGATAGAGAAACAGCTGGAGGGCAAAGCTAGGGTAAGGGTGTCTGCTTATCTGGAAGATGTCTTGACAAACCACGCCAATGCCGCTGAATTAACAGAGGCTTAG